A single window of Treponema denticola ATCC 35405 DNA harbors:
- a CDS encoding PHP domain-containing protein, which yields MVDLHTHSTASDGTFTPAELAAAVKKAGISAFALTDHDILSGLDEAAAEAKRQGIIFIRGVEISVKWSPGELHLLGLDLRKDSRELNSLLQDLQDERINRNQRMAEKLKKAGFDISYEKVRDFAGGDKGLGRPHFAAYMAAHKMVKKNQDAFDKYFAKGRPFFEEKENAELAAAISAVKSAGGIPVLAHPMSLYLSWSSLPDVIADFKRQGLVGLEAWNSSTKYNDCKRLEKLAASLDMPVTAGSDFHGSIRKDRKLGTTSKNCIKIEDRFYENLRALHPDLPPLQDSQAH from the coding sequence GCCTTTGCCTTAACCGATCACGATATTTTAAGCGGACTCGATGAAGCTGCTGCAGAAGCTAAAAGGCAGGGTATTATTTTTATACGCGGGGTTGAGATAAGCGTTAAATGGAGCCCCGGAGAGCTCCATTTATTGGGCCTTGATTTGCGTAAAGATTCCCGTGAGCTTAACTCGCTCTTACAGGACCTGCAGGATGAAAGGATAAACAGAAATCAAAGAATGGCCGAAAAATTAAAAAAAGCCGGCTTTGATATTTCATACGAAAAGGTGAGAGATTTTGCGGGCGGCGATAAGGGCTTGGGACGGCCTCATTTTGCAGCCTACATGGCAGCTCATAAAATGGTCAAAAAAAATCAGGATGCCTTCGATAAGTATTTTGCAAAGGGAAGGCCTTTTTTTGAAGAAAAAGAAAATGCAGAACTTGCAGCGGCAATTTCTGCCGTAAAATCAGCAGGAGGAATTCCCGTTTTGGCTCATCCCATGTCCCTGTATTTGTCTTGGTCTTCCCTTCCCGATGTTATAGCCGATTTTAAAAGGCAGGGCCTTGTCGGGCTTGAAGCTTGGAATTCTTCGACAAAATACAATGATTGTAAAAGGCTTGAAAAACTGGCTGCATCCCTCGATATGCCTGTAACTGCCGGAAGCGATTTTCACGGCTCAATCCGAAAGGACAGAAAACTCGGAACAACTTCAAAAAACTGTATAAAGATTGAAGACAGGTTTTACGAAAATTTACGAGCCCTCCATCCCGACCTTCCGCCTCTGCAAGATAGTCAGGCTCATTAG
- a CDS encoding class I SAM-dependent RNA methyltransferase, which yields MQKEIVKTKKMVFGASCIASLKDGKTVFVPYSLPDEVLEISIVKEHKNYTEGKIEKILEVSPHRVEPRCPHFYVCGGCNLQTADDEYQHFLRKSMALEALDRALSLNKEKAVFEKQALEKSFFEKSIFVSGPDWDYRARFQFYIDKDGSLSLKENKSSGSVKIKDCPIAVPAIRNLLKSNLKEYTPNSRIHIFSDGEKIFTQDNAKDCEVRLAGKRIKFNPLGFFQSNLEMTEKLINTIFEYAEISSSVLDFYSGVGTFSLFAYDQAKEIHLVEHNKHALAYAQENFLINSSSSGIVREKKENGFPKIFYHALDGKNWAKTKESKLKFDTVFVDPPRIGIDKEALSWLCSSGTRQIFYISCDPVTFARDTASLLVSGYKLEKHFLFDFYPQTHHIETLGIFRKN from the coding sequence ATGCAAAAAGAGATCGTAAAAACAAAAAAAATGGTTTTCGGTGCTTCATGTATAGCTTCCTTAAAAGACGGCAAAACCGTTTTTGTTCCCTATTCTCTTCCCGATGAGGTTTTGGAAATTTCCATCGTAAAAGAACATAAAAATTATACCGAGGGAAAAATCGAAAAAATTTTAGAAGTCTCGCCCCACAGGGTAGAACCTAGGTGTCCACACTTTTATGTTTGCGGAGGCTGCAACCTCCAAACAGCTGATGACGAATACCAGCATTTTTTAAGAAAAAGCATGGCCCTTGAAGCCCTCGATAGAGCCTTGAGTTTAAATAAGGAAAAAGCTGTTTTTGAAAAGCAAGCTCTTGAAAAGAGCTTTTTTGAAAAAAGTATTTTTGTAAGCGGCCCGGACTGGGATTATAGAGCCCGCTTTCAGTTTTACATTGACAAGGACGGTTCTCTTTCTTTAAAAGAAAATAAAAGTTCCGGTTCGGTAAAGATAAAGGATTGCCCTATTGCAGTACCCGCAATAAGAAATCTTTTAAAATCGAATTTAAAAGAATATACTCCGAATTCGAGAATCCACATTTTTTCGGACGGAGAAAAAATTTTTACCCAAGATAATGCAAAAGACTGCGAGGTAAGGCTTGCAGGAAAAAGGATTAAATTTAATCCCTTGGGCTTTTTTCAATCTAATTTGGAAATGACCGAAAAACTGATAAACACGATTTTTGAGTACGCAGAAATTTCAAGTTCTGTTTTGGACTTTTATTCCGGTGTGGGAACATTTTCTCTCTTTGCTTATGATCAGGCAAAAGAGATTCATCTTGTAGAACATAATAAACACGCTCTCGCTTATGCCCAAGAAAATTTTTTGATAAACAGCTCATCAAGCGGAATTGTCAGAGAAAAAAAAGAAAACGGATTTCCTAAAATTTTTTATCATGCCTTGGACGGAAAAAATTGGGCAAAAACAAAAGAATCAAAGCTGAAATTCGATACGGTATTTGTAGACCCTCCGAGGATCGGCATAGACAAGGAAGCCCTGTCTTGGCTTTGCTCAAGCGGTACCCGTCAGATTTTTTATATCTCCTGCGACCCCGTAACCTTCGCCCGCGACACGGCAAGTCTCCTTGTATCCGGCTACAAGTTAGAAAAGCATTTTCTATTCGATTTTTATCCTCAAACCCATCACATCGAAACACTGGGGATTTTTAGGAAAAATTAA
- a CDS encoding ABC transporter ATP-binding protein — protein MVELKNVSFRYGSENVECKYASSLKSIDLTVKTGECVLLTGPSGCGKTTILRLINGLIPHFYPGALSGDILIDGGSVKERELYDTALIIGTVFQNPRTQFYNVDTTGELAFGCENRGLPEQEIYTRIDRTVAHFRMASLMDRNIFRLSDGEKQKIACASVNVSEPKIILLDEPSANLDYTATLMLRELILRWKAEGKTIIAAEHRIAYLWDIIDRAVVLRDGEIVEEFTGNGKEELTQNQLTQMGLRTTVMESPAEMQMDSFREGDRPITLRNFHFAYHGEKKNIVDIPMLQIAAGQITAIVGANGAGKTSFLNCLCGLEKRCKGTLEYEGKLYDSKSRKKLCFMVMQDTGNQLFTESVLDEVLISLKKGTANEKETAMEIIRNLDLADFADRHPQSLSGGQKQRLAIACALASGRELLLLDEPTSGLDYAHMKETAALLEKLRSMGTTILVVTHDSELIRACCTRRITV, from the coding sequence ATGGTAGAACTTAAAAATGTCAGTTTTCGTTACGGCTCCGAAAATGTTGAGTGCAAGTATGCGAGTAGTTTGAAAAGTATCGATCTGACGGTAAAAACGGGAGAATGCGTCCTTTTGACGGGCCCGTCAGGGTGCGGAAAGACAACGATATTGCGGCTTATAAACGGTCTGATTCCGCACTTCTATCCCGGAGCGCTCAGTGGGGATATCCTCATTGACGGCGGCAGTGTTAAGGAGCGTGAGCTCTATGATACCGCACTCATCATAGGCACCGTTTTCCAAAATCCCAGAACCCAGTTTTACAATGTCGATACCACGGGGGAACTTGCATTCGGATGTGAAAACAGAGGGCTGCCTGAACAGGAAATCTATACCAGAATCGACCGTACCGTTGCTCATTTCCGTATGGCTTCTTTGATGGATCGCAATATCTTCCGCCTGTCTGACGGCGAAAAACAAAAAATAGCCTGCGCTTCCGTAAATGTATCCGAACCGAAAATCATACTGCTCGATGAGCCGTCTGCAAATCTTGACTATACTGCAACGCTGATGCTTCGAGAGCTTATCCTGCGCTGGAAGGCAGAGGGAAAAACCATTATCGCGGCGGAGCATCGCATTGCATACCTGTGGGACATCATTGATCGCGCTGTAGTTCTGCGTGACGGAGAGATTGTCGAAGAATTTACCGGAAACGGGAAAGAGGAGCTCACACAAAATCAGCTTACACAAATGGGGCTTCGTACAACCGTGATGGAATCTCCTGCGGAAATGCAAATGGATTCTTTCCGAGAGGGAGACAGACCAATCACACTGCGAAATTTCCACTTTGCCTATCACGGCGAAAAAAAGAACATTGTGGATATTCCAATGCTGCAAATCGCTGCAGGGCAAATTACGGCAATCGTGGGAGCAAACGGCGCAGGCAAGACCAGCTTTCTCAATTGTTTATGCGGACTGGAAAAACGGTGTAAAGGTACCTTGGAGTATGAGGGAAAACTTTACGACAGCAAATCTCGAAAGAAGCTTTGTTTTATGGTTATGCAAGATACCGGCAATCAGCTTTTTACAGAAAGTGTACTGGATGAGGTGCTTATCAGCCTGAAAAAAGGAACAGCAAACGAGAAAGAAACGGCAATGGAAATCATAAGAAATCTTGATTTGGCGGACTTTGCCGATCGTCATCCGCAGAGCCTTTCCGGCGGACAAAAACAGCGGCTCGCCATTGCCTGCGCCCTTGCATCCGGGCGGGAGTTACTGCTTCTTGACGAACCGACCAGCGGCCTTGATTATGCGCACATGAAAGAAACCGCCGCGTTGCTGGAAAAACTTCGATCGATGGGCACAACAATTCTTGTTGTAACCCACGACAGCGAACTTATCCGCGCCTGCTGCACGAGGCGTATAACCGTATAG
- a CDS encoding energy-coupling factor transporter transmembrane component T — MGGLGGSQMKSIKIILSVLPFLLLLIERQWKRFGRGVIMLAVGYGLLIAMPHLPGLLNFIALMCGGILTRFAVTVVMGGYLIGTTSVSEFISAMERLHIPQAITIPMSVMFRMFPTIGAEWKSIRRAMGMRGIRLGGVRPGEVVEYQLVPMITSTVRIGEDLSAAALTRGLGSPIKRTNICRIGFRVQDLILLIICLAVVVMWILELCRVALW; from the coding sequence ATGGGCGGACTTGGCGGCTCTCAAATGAAATCGATTAAGATAATCTTGTCGGTTCTTCCGTTTTTATTGCTGCTCATAGAGCGGCAGTGGAAACGGTTTGGACGCGGGGTTATTATGCTTGCGGTCGGTTATGGGCTGCTGATCGCTATGCCGCATTTGCCGGGACTGCTGAATTTCATTGCTTTAATGTGCGGAGGAATTTTAACGCGCTTTGCAGTTACGGTAGTTATGGGCGGATATTTGATTGGAACAACATCCGTTAGTGAATTTATCTCCGCTATGGAGCGGCTTCATATTCCTCAAGCAATCACCATTCCCATGTCGGTGATGTTCAGGATGTTTCCGACCATTGGAGCGGAATGGAAATCCATCAGACGAGCGATGGGTATGCGAGGAATCCGGTTAGGCGGTGTAAGACCCGGAGAGGTTGTGGAGTACCAACTGGTTCCTATGATAACTTCAACCGTCCGTATCGGAGAAGACCTGTCTGCCGCTGCGTTGACACGCGGATTGGGCTCTCCGATAAAGCGTACTAACATCTGCCGTATCGGATTTCGAGTGCAGGATTTGATATTGCTGATTATCTGCCTCGCCGTTGTTGTCATGTGGATTTTGGAGCTTTGCAGAGTAGCGTTATGGTAG
- a CDS encoding MptD family putative ECF transporter S component, with protein MKSESKLKGRDLINIGIYSAIYFVILFAVAMLGMIPIFLPLLSVFVPIIGGIPFMLFLTKVKKPGMIFIMAMIMGILMLLTGMGPWPLLICAIAGGLAELCFKSGEYKNAKKAVLSYGLFSVWIFGNYLPLFTDYEGYFAQRADYGQAYIDAVSKLMPLWMAPVLLAVCLVCGILGGLLGKALLKKHFEKAGLV; from the coding sequence ATGAAAAGCGAAAGCAAACTGAAAGGTCGGGATTTGATTAACATCGGAATCTACAGCGCAATTTACTTTGTCATTTTATTTGCGGTTGCAATGTTGGGCATGATACCGATATTCTTACCGCTTCTGTCGGTATTTGTACCGATTATAGGCGGTATTCCTTTTATGCTTTTTTTAACGAAGGTGAAAAAGCCCGGAATGATTTTTATCATGGCTATGATTATGGGAATCTTAATGCTGCTTACCGGTATGGGACCGTGGCCGCTCCTTATCTGCGCAATCGCAGGAGGACTTGCGGAACTGTGTTTTAAGAGCGGAGAATACAAGAACGCCAAAAAAGCGGTTCTCTCTTATGGACTGTTCAGTGTGTGGATTTTCGGAAATTACTTACCGCTGTTTACGGACTACGAGGGATACTTTGCACAGAGAGCGGATTATGGTCAGGCATATATTGATGCGGTTTCAAAACTTATGCCCCTCTGGATGGCACCGGTACTACTGGCTGTTTGTTTAGTCTGCGGAATTCTCGGAGGTCTTCTTGGCAAGGCTCTTTTGAAAAAGCATTTTGAGAAAGCGGGTCTTGTGTGA
- a CDS encoding ABC transporter ATP-binding protein produces the protein MLKVIRKFFAFCGEENRRKFITSIRLNVIQALFEALKIPAIAVMIRALMNGTVETKDILLSLGIMLISIAGSGLLKSKAVMLQTEGGYDTCAKKRVEIAEHMRYLPMGYFNANSLGQITSITTNIMESLENIATRVVMLVCDGLLTTSLIVIMLFFFDWRIACVLLCGFSLFLFANSRLRIASEKVSGKKIRADERLVEKVLEYLQGMTEVKAYRLTGVKSRELNESISENCKINIDMEMTLVPRIALQSFIAKLTGVAMVAFSCVFYCAGSMDALTAVVMVISAFIIYTSLETAGQYSSLLRVVDMSVDRAQEILNTPQMDISGETIEPAVRDIVAQDIAFSYEKRKIIDGISLKIPEKTTTAIVGPSGGGKTTLVNLLARFWDVDGGTVMLGGRNVKDYDMDSLMANFSFVFQSVYLFHDTIANNIRFGQPDAAMEDVIAAAKKACCHDFISSLPQGYDTVVGEGGASLSGGEKQRISIARAMMKNAPVIFLDEATANVDPENENELVHAIQALTAEKTVIMIAHRLKTVEGADQIIVVDRGKIVQQGTHTQLMDQDGIYRNFIGERREAASWKVHK, from the coding sequence ATGCTTAAAGTTATTAGAAAGTTTTTTGCGTTTTGCGGTGAAGAAAACCGCCGGAAATTCATCACTTCCATTCGGCTCAATGTTATTCAGGCTCTATTTGAGGCGCTAAAGATTCCGGCGATTGCGGTGATGATTCGAGCGCTGATGAACGGAACGGTAGAAACAAAGGATATCCTGCTCTCGTTAGGGATTATGCTGATCAGCATTGCCGGATCGGGATTATTAAAATCAAAAGCCGTTATGTTGCAGACCGAAGGGGGCTATGACACCTGTGCGAAAAAACGGGTAGAGATTGCGGAGCACATGCGGTATCTTCCGATGGGATACTTTAATGCCAACAGCCTCGGGCAGATTACGTCTATCACAACTAACATAATGGAAAGCCTTGAAAATATTGCAACCCGTGTGGTAATGCTTGTCTGCGACGGCTTGCTTACAACCTCGCTTATTGTCATCATGTTGTTTTTCTTCGACTGGAGAATCGCCTGTGTGCTGCTTTGCGGTTTTTCGCTGTTTCTTTTTGCAAACAGCCGTCTCCGGATTGCTTCCGAAAAGGTATCGGGAAAAAAGATACGCGCAGATGAAAGGCTCGTAGAAAAAGTTCTGGAATACTTGCAGGGTATGACCGAGGTTAAGGCTTACCGGTTGACGGGAGTTAAGAGCAGGGAATTGAATGAGTCCATCTCGGAAAACTGTAAGATCAATATCGACATGGAAATGACACTGGTTCCCCGCATAGCATTGCAGAGTTTTATCGCCAAGCTTACCGGTGTGGCAATGGTAGCTTTTTCATGCGTATTTTATTGTGCCGGAAGCATGGACGCCTTGACTGCCGTTGTCATGGTAATCTCCGCATTTATCATCTACACGAGTCTGGAAACGGCAGGACAATATTCGTCACTACTGCGCGTGGTTGATATGAGCGTTGACCGGGCGCAGGAAATTCTGAACACGCCGCAGATGGATATATCCGGAGAAACGATTGAACCGGCAGTGCGTGATATTGTTGCGCAGGATATCGCGTTTTCTTATGAGAAGCGAAAGATCATCGACGGCATTTCATTGAAAATTCCGGAAAAAACCACGACGGCAATTGTCGGCCCTTCGGGCGGAGGAAAAACCACCTTGGTAAATCTGCTTGCACGGTTCTGGGATGTAGACGGGGGAACCGTTATGCTGGGCGGCCGGAATGTGAAGGATTACGATATGGATTCCTTGATGGCGAATTTCAGTTTTGTGTTCCAGTCGGTTTATTTATTCCACGACACCATCGCCAACAATATCCGCTTTGGTCAGCCCGATGCTGCGATGGAGGATGTGATCGCTGCGGCAAAAAAGGCCTGCTGCCATGACTTTATCTCAAGCCTTCCCCAAGGATACGATACGGTAGTCGGCGAAGGCGGCGCAAGTCTTTCCGGCGGCGAAAAGCAGCGCATCTCCATTGCCCGCGCTATGATGAAAAACGCACCGGTCATCTTTTTGGATGAGGCAACCGCCAACGTCGATCCCGAAAACGAAAACGAACTGGTGCACGCCATCCAGGCGCTCACCGCCGAAAAGACCGTCATCATGATAGCCCATCGGCTGAAAACCGTTGAGGGAGCCGATCAGATCATCGTCGTAGACCGCGGCAAGATTGTACAGCAGGGCACCCATACCCAACTGATGGATCAGGACGGCATATACCGAAACTTTATCGGCGAGAGGCGCGAAGCTGCAAGCTGGAAGGTACATAAATAA
- a CDS encoding ABC transporter ATP-binding protein, with translation MKEKEKSPSPIAWALGQTGEHKGQYVLSVILAVIGVAFSIAPYFVVAGIVHGLMSGNKDLSYYMIRCLIIAAFWFCRVLFHALSTSTSHRATFAVLGEIRKRCTEKLTRMPLGAVLEQSSGALKNILIERIDSIETTLAHIVPEFTANLLIPVIILIYIFTIDWRMGLASLATIPVGFFCYGLMMKGSPQFYQRTVTATKALNDTAVEYIGGIQVIKVFGNTKSSYDRFVHDAYEAAHSYIDWMRSCILTFTFATVIMPATMVSVLPIGGLLVKGGYLSPQNLVTIIILSVGIITPLITLMSYSDDFRTMGTIFGEVQSILYAPEMERPLDGAIPKENTLKLQDVRFSYKEKEVLHGISMEIPEGSFIALVGPSGSGKSTIARLIASLWDVSSGKILLEDTDIREIPQEAYSDKIAFVSQDNYLFNMTVRENIRIGRADATDAEVEEAARQSGCHEFILELEHGYDTVVGTSGGHLSGGERQRISIARAMLKAAPIIILDEATAYTDPENEAVIQRSISKLTEGKTLIVIAHRLSTVSSADCIYVIKDGTVADSGTHDELLSHHGLYETMWNAHMEVKDHA, from the coding sequence ATGAAGGAAAAAGAAAAAAGTCCTTCGCCTATCGCGTGGGCGTTGGGACAAACAGGGGAACACAAGGGGCAATATGTTCTGAGTGTTATCCTCGCAGTCATCGGTGTGGCCTTTTCCATCGCACCGTATTTTGTTGTTGCCGGCATCGTACACGGTTTGATGAGCGGAAACAAAGACCTTTCGTATTATATGATACGTTGTCTGATTATTGCAGCGTTTTGGTTTTGCCGTGTACTGTTTCATGCGCTTAGCACATCGACAAGTCATAGAGCAACGTTTGCAGTGCTCGGGGAAATCCGAAAACGATGCACGGAAAAACTGACAAGAATGCCTCTGGGTGCGGTGTTGGAGCAAAGTTCCGGAGCGCTCAAAAATATACTCATCGAACGTATCGACAGCATTGAAACAACACTGGCGCATATCGTTCCGGAGTTCACCGCAAATTTACTGATCCCCGTCATCATTTTGATCTATATTTTTACCATTGACTGGCGTATGGGGCTGGCTTCTCTTGCAACGATACCGGTGGGCTTTTTCTGTTACGGTCTTATGATGAAGGGCAGTCCTCAATTCTATCAACGCACGGTTACAGCCACAAAGGCGCTCAATGATACGGCGGTTGAATATATCGGCGGTATTCAAGTCATCAAGGTTTTCGGGAATACAAAAAGTTCCTACGACCGCTTCGTGCATGACGCCTATGAAGCCGCTCACAGCTATATCGATTGGATGCGCTCCTGTATTCTCACCTTTACATTCGCCACGGTAATCATGCCCGCTACAATGGTTTCCGTGCTCCCCATCGGCGGTCTTTTGGTAAAGGGAGGATATCTTTCTCCGCAGAATCTCGTAACAATTATTATTCTGTCCGTCGGCATCATCACACCGCTTATAACCTTGATGAGTTATTCGGACGACTTTCGAACCATGGGAACCATCTTCGGTGAAGTTCAAAGTATTCTGTATGCTCCCGAAATGGAGCGCCCGTTAGACGGAGCTATTCCAAAAGAAAACACATTGAAGCTGCAGGATGTTCGTTTTTCGTATAAGGAAAAGGAAGTGCTTCATGGCATTTCTATGGAAATCCCGGAGGGCAGCTTTATTGCGCTGGTCGGTCCTTCCGGCAGCGGAAAGAGTACCATTGCGCGCCTTATCGCTTCGCTCTGGGATGTGAGCAGCGGGAAAATTTTGCTGGAGGATACGGACATTCGTGAAATTCCGCAAGAGGCCTATTCGGATAAGATCGCCTTTGTCTCGCAGGATAATTATCTATTCAATATGACGGTCAGAGAAAATATCCGCATTGGGCGAGCGGATGCAACGGATGCGGAAGTGGAGGAAGCGGCAAGACAAAGCGGTTGCCATGAATTCATTTTGGAACTGGAGCACGGTTACGATACCGTGGTAGGCACTTCCGGCGGGCATCTTTCCGGCGGTGAGCGGCAGCGTATCTCCATTGCAAGAGCAATGCTGAAAGCGGCACCTATTATCATTTTGGATGAGGCAACCGCCTACACCGATCCTGAAAACGAAGCGGTTATTCAGCGCTCTATCTCTAAGCTGACGGAGGGGAAGACGCTCATCGTGATTGCGCACCGGCTTTCGACGGTCTCCTCTGCGGATTGTATTTATGTCATTAAAGACGGCACCGTTGCAGACAGCGGAACCCATGATGAGCTTCTTTCTCATCACGGCTTATATGAAACGATGTGGAATGCACATATGGAGGTGAAAGATCATGCTTAA
- a CDS encoding TetR/AcrR family transcriptional regulator, with protein MPRDKTANHIKIIAAAKAEFMEKGFDKSSMRSISKRCGMTAAGIYRHCVDKEDLFDQIVAPAVDRINAWLDAHVARYAEAVQKEKHIQWRDSEIDMMREIIYPNMEEYHLLLAKSRGSKYEHFLHDLTEGQQTQLLKYLPMLKAQGYAVKDIDSKELHLLLSAYTTALFEPVIHNYSLEEALHCLKAVEAFFVPGWKQLFGF; from the coding sequence ATGCCGAGGGACAAAACCGCCAATCATATAAAAATTATAGCCGCAGCAAAAGCCGAATTTATGGAGAAGGGCTTTGATAAGTCCTCCATGCGAAGTATCAGCAAACGCTGCGGTATGACGGCTGCGGGAATATATCGGCATTGTGTAGATAAAGAAGATCTCTTTGATCAAATTGTCGCTCCTGCAGTGGACCGCATAAATGCTTGGCTGGATGCACATGTTGCACGTTACGCAGAGGCAGTACAGAAGGAAAAGCATATACAGTGGCGGGATTCTGAAATCGATATGATGCGCGAGATAATCTATCCGAATATGGAGGAATATCATCTATTACTGGCAAAATCGCGGGGGAGTAAGTACGAGCATTTCCTTCACGATCTTACAGAGGGGCAGCAAACGCAGCTTTTAAAATATCTGCCGATGTTGAAAGCTCAAGGATACGCCGTGAAAGACATCGATTCAAAGGAGCTGCATCTTCTGCTTTCGGCATATACGACCGCTCTTTTTGAGCCGGTTATACATAATTACAGTTTGGAAGAAGCATTACATTGTCTGAAAGCGGTGGAGGCATTCTTTGTTCCGGGTTGGAAGCAGTTGTTCGGGTTTTAA
- a CDS encoding ABC transporter substrate-binding protein: MLNKTIRALGLCALCVVLTVSCSKEKTADMQSPAAKKDADIVLREAGGDFGYPNPFRHQNRGPGFFKMELIYDSLLEKDEKGLIPWLAKEWSVSEDGQTYTFTIVDNATWHDGKPLTSEDVAFTVKYFEAHPPMRGGLILHGKYLMDSVTVNGNTVTIHIPEYTPTALEKIGSMRIIPKHVWENIEDPAKFSGEGDVVGSGPYKLVSYQSEQGAYKMVRFDEFWGLKPAVAAIEWIPVSDNILAFNNEEIDITNLPADLVKNYENNSEFKVVKNFGLHDFRFYFNFDKIPAFRDKEVRQAIAYAIDRNELIEKLERGSGLEGSQGYLHPAHPMYNPNLPKYEFNPEKAKELMKGKKISAQLTVGSSPKEVKMAELIKIRLADIGITLDVVSVDSKARDGMIRDKTYQTAIVESGGMGGDADMLREIYSSKTKKPHLAGYANAQLDDLLYRQSIERNAETRKQLIYSIQEILADEIPMLLLYGKIDNTVYRPAKYDRWTVRYDHAKLDHPKLSYIIRP, from the coding sequence ATGCTAAACAAAACGATACGTGCACTGGGACTGTGCGCTTTATGTGTAGTGCTGACGGTTTCGTGCAGCAAGGAGAAAACTGCGGATATGCAGAGTCCTGCCGCCAAAAAAGATGCAGATATTGTGCTGAGAGAAGCAGGCGGAGATTTCGGCTATCCGAACCCGTTTAGGCATCAAAACCGCGGGCCGGGCTTTTTCAAAATGGAATTGATTTACGATTCGCTTTTGGAAAAGGATGAAAAAGGCCTTATCCCGTGGCTTGCAAAGGAATGGTCTGTGAGCGAAGACGGACAAACCTATACGTTCACGATTGTCGATAATGCAACGTGGCATGACGGAAAACCGCTGACGTCGGAGGACGTTGCGTTCACGGTTAAGTATTTTGAAGCACACCCGCCGATGCGCGGAGGCTTGATTCTGCACGGTAAGTATCTGATGGATTCCGTTACAGTCAACGGCAATACGGTTACGATTCACATTCCGGAATATACGCCGACCGCGTTGGAAAAAATCGGCAGTATGCGCATCATTCCCAAGCATGTCTGGGAAAATATCGAGGATCCTGCAAAATTTTCCGGTGAAGGCGATGTGGTCGGATCCGGTCCGTATAAATTGGTTTCCTATCAGAGCGAACAGGGTGCCTATAAAATGGTGCGGTTTGACGAATTTTGGGGATTAAAACCCGCCGTTGCCGCAATCGAATGGATTCCCGTTAGCGACAACATCTTGGCATTTAATAACGAAGAAATCGATATTACCAACCTGCCTGCAGACCTTGTAAAAAATTACGAAAACAACAGCGAATTCAAAGTGGTTAAGAATTTCGGCTTACACGATTTCCGTTTCTATTTCAATTTTGATAAGATTCCTGCGTTCCGTGACAAAGAGGTTCGTCAGGCAATCGCGTATGCCATAGACCGTAATGAACTAATCGAAAAGCTTGAACGCGGTTCGGGACTGGAAGGCAGTCAAGGCTATCTGCACCCTGCGCACCCGATGTACAACCCCAATCTTCCTAAGTATGAGTTCAACCCTGAAAAGGCAAAGGAGCTGATGAAGGGTAAAAAGATTTCAGCACAGTTAACCGTGGGCAGTTCGCCCAAAGAGGTAAAGATGGCGGAGTTGATTAAAATCAGATTGGCGGATATCGGGATTACGCTGGATGTTGTCAGTGTCGACTCTAAAGCGCGGGACGGCATGATCCGGGATAAGACCTATCAGACTGCGATTGTGGAATCGGGCGGTATGGGCGGTGATGCGGATATGCTGCGGGAAATTTATTCCTCCAAAACGAAGAAGCCGCACCTTGCAGGATATGCAAACGCACAGTTGGATGATCTTTTATACCGGCAATCTATAGAACGGAATGCGGAAACACGGAAGCAGCTGATATATTCCATTCAGGAAATTTTAGCGGATGAAATTCCCATGTTGCTGCTCTACGGAAAAATCGATAATACGGTGTACCGTCCGGCAAAATACGACCGATGGACGGTGAGGTACGATCACGCTAAATTGGATCATCCCAAGCTTTCGTATATCATTCGTCCATGA